A genomic window from Populus alba chromosome 19, ASM523922v2, whole genome shotgun sequence includes:
- the LOC118062689 gene encoding uncharacterized protein, with protein sequence MDAVLFKAAEAGDIDPFENYQTSLDQLLTPDENTILHANKKGETPLHLAARYGHSNVVRVLIDRAKARPTDRESGVTEAKKMLRMTNEEQDTALHVAARNKRSHVVEILTKEDPEFSYSANVDGETPLYIAAASYWWGQQKVIDEILTNCISVDYGGPNGRTALHAASRVGDYETPLYIAAASGWGQEREKVIDEILTNCMSVDYGGPNGRTALHEAIRRGETVTARKLLEKEKTLTKTTDENGWSPLHCAAFYLRWSIPTVKVLLEYDASAAYIAETEKKRTALHIAAIRGHVNAMKEIVSGCPACCELVDNRGWNALHYAVASKISYVFEECLEIPELARLGTKKDDNGNTPFHLIAALANEKKQWGRVLYEGESCGLNKRKLSVDDINFRNLGEMQKEKEEALSKAKKSHLVVAALIATVTFAAAFTLPGGYKSDRGTAMLVKKAAFIVFVISDAISMVLSIFVVFIHFWISPINVFRMDKKNEIDEYTTLTLFAYAMLLTMIGMGTMIIAFVTGTYTVLDPSLGLAISTCLIGLNFFFLLYLVFRFICKNKNDLIY encoded by the exons ATGGATGCTGTCTTGTTCAAAGCTGCGGAAGCAGGCGATATCGATCCCTTTGAGAATTATCAAACCTCCCTTGATCAGTTATTGACTCCAGACGAGAACACCATTCTTCAT GCCAATAAGAAAGGTGAAACCCCACTCCATTTGGCAGCAAGATATGGCCATTCCAATGTGGTAAGAGTCCTCATTGACCGCGCAAAAGCTCGACCTACTGATCGAGAGAGCGGAGTAACAGAAGCAAAAAAGATGTTGAGGATGACCAATGAAGAGCAAGATACAGCGTTGCACGTGGCAGCTCGAAATAAGCGGAGCCATGTGGTGGAAATATTGACAAAAGAGGACCCTGAGTTTTCATATTCCGCCAATGTTGATGGAGAAACTCCACTTTATATTGCAGCTGCTTCTTACTGGTGGGGTCAACAAAAGGTGATCGATGAAATCCTAACTAATTGCATTTCAGTGGACTATGGCGGCCCTAATGGTAGAACTGCTCTACATGCGGCAAGCAGGGTGGGAGATTATG AAACTCCACTTTATATTGCAGCTGCTTCCGGTTGGGGTCAAGAACGAGAAAAGGTGATCGATGAAATCCTAACTAATTGCATGTCAGTGGACTATGGCGGCCCTAATGGTAGAACTGCTCTACATGAGGCAATCAGGCGGGGAGAGACAG TGACAGCAAGAAAATtgttagagaaagaaaaaacgtTGACGAAAACAACCGATGAGAACGGCTGGTCACCACTTCACTGCGCTGCCTTTTATTTACGGTGGTCTATTCCTACAGTGAAAGTATTACTAGAATATGATGCGTCCGCGGCCTACATTgctgaaacagagaagaagagaacAGCTCTTCACATTGCTGCCATTCGAGGACATGTAAACGCAATGAAAGAGATTGTTTCTGGATGTCCAGCTTGTTGTGAGCTAGTTGATAACAGAGGTTGGAATGCCCTTCACTATGCTGTGGCAagtaaaataagctatgtattcGAGGAATGTCTGGAGATTCCAGAACTTGCAAGACTTGGAACGAAGAAGGATGACAATGGAAACACGCCCTTCCATCTAATTGCTGCTTTAGCGAACGAGAAGAAGCAATGGGGACGTGTTTTATATGAAGGGGAGTCATGTGGTCTTAATAAGCGAAAGCTAAGCGTCGACGACATTAATTTCAGAAATTTGGGAGAGATGCAG aaagagaaagaggaagCTTTGAGTAAAGCAAAAAAGTCTCATCTAGTTGTTGCGGCGTTGATAGCAACGGTAACATTTGCAGCAGCATTCACCCTACCTGGCGGTTATAAGAGCGACCGAGGCACTGCAATGCTAGTTAAAAAAGCTGCTTTTATAGTATTTGTCATCTCAGATGCAATATCAATGGTGCTCTCCATTTTTGTCGTCTTTATCCACTTTTGGATTTCGCCGATTAATGTTTTTAGAATGGACAAGAAAAATGAGATAGATGAGTATACCACTTTGACATTATTTGCGTATGCCATGTTGTTGACCATGATTGGCATGGGTACAATGATTATCGCATTCGTCACGGGCACATACACGGTTCTAGATCCTTCCTTGGGGCTTGCCATTAGCACTTGTCTCATTGGTCTgaacttcttcttccttttgtaTTTAGTGTTTAGGTTTATTtgcaagaataaaaatgatttgataTACTAG